The genomic DNA CGCGGTCGATGAAGCTGACGTGGATACGCATGGGGCGATTCAGTGATCTGCAGAGCGGAGGGTGGCAAGTATGCCTTGGGGCGGGCTAATGGTGAAATTTACGGCGATTTTCAGAGCTACATAGTTCCCTTGTGGGAGCGAGCCTGCTCGCGAATGCGGTGTGTCAGAAATGAAGAAGTTGACTGACAGATGGCGTTCGCGAGCAGGCTCGCTCCCACAGGGGGAATGTGGCGGGTGCGGGTTATTCGAAGCGCTCGAGATTGACCGGGTCGCCGGATTTCATATCCAGCTGCTTACGGATGTCTTCAAACATCATGTCGTAGTGCTTGTGCACCGAGCCGATCTGGCTGTGGGTCCTGGGAATGCCGTACTTCTCGGCGATTCGCGTCACGTTGTTGGCAAAGTTGTAGGCCTCTTCCTTGGGCAGGAAGAACGCCTCTTTCATGTCCTTGCCCTGAAGGTTGCCATGCATCGTGAACTGGATGCCTTTGCCTTTTTGCGGATCGGTGAACACCTCGTAGTCGAGGTGTACGTTGTAACTGACATCGTCCGGGGTCAACGCGTGCCGTTCGATGTGCAAATGACCGGGTTCAAACTGGGCCATGGGTTTCTCCTTTCAAGGCATGGGAGAAGGGCAGACCTTGGGCCTGCCCCCGGAGTTTCTAATTATCGGTAAGTGATGCCGGGCTTCGCAGTGGTTACGCGAGTACCGGCGGTGCCCTGAACGATGGCTTCGATGTCCGCCAGCGAACCGATCACCGCTACCTTGCCAGTATGGCGTGCGAATTCGCAGGCTGCCTGCACCTTGGGTCCCATGGAACCGGCGGCAAAACCGAGGCGTTCGAGTTCGTCCGGGTGCGCCTCGGCGATGGCTTTCTGCGTTGGTTTGCCGAAGTCGATGAACGCCGCGTTGACGTCGGTGGCGATCACCAGCAAATCCGCTTCCAGTTGTTCGGCCAGCAGCGAGGAGCACAGATCCTTGTCGATCACCGCCTCGATGCCCTTGAGGTTGCGGTTTTCGTCATACATGGTCGGAATGCCGCCGCCACCGGCGCAAATCACGATGCTGCCCTTGTCCAGCAGCCACTTGATCGGGCGGATTTCGAAGATGCGTTTCGGCCGGGGGCTGGCGACCACACGGCGGAACTTGTCGCCGTCCGGGGCAATCGCCCAGCCTTTTTCAGCGGCGAGTTTTTCTGCCTCGGCCTTGTCATAGACCGGGCCGATCGGTTTGGTC from Pseudomonas baetica includes the following:
- a CDS encoding DUF5064 family protein, coding for MAQFEPGHLHIERHALTPDDVSYNVHLDYEVFTDPQKGKGIQFTMHGNLQGKDMKEAFFLPKEEAYNFANNVTRIAEKYGIPRTHSQIGSVHKHYDMMFEDIRKQLDMKSGDPVNLERFE
- the arcC gene encoding carbamate kinase; the encoded protein is MRIVVALGGNALLRRGEPMTADNQRANIRIATEQIAKIHPGNQLVIAHGNGPQVGLLSLQAAAYTSVTPYPLDVLGAETEGMIGYIIEQELGNLLDFEVPFATLLTQVEVDANDPAFKNPTKPIGPVYDKAEAEKLAAEKGWAIAPDGDKFRRVVASPRPKRIFEIRPIKWLLDKGSIVICAGGGGIPTMYDENRNLKGIEAVIDKDLCSSLLAEQLEADLLVIATDVNAAFIDFGKPTQKAIAEAHPDELERLGFAAGSMGPKVQAACEFARHTGKVAVIGSLADIEAIVQGTAGTRVTTAKPGITYR